From the genome of Eublepharis macularius isolate TG4126 chromosome 12, MPM_Emac_v1.0, whole genome shotgun sequence, one region includes:
- the LOC129339322 gene encoding olfactory receptor 6C75-like: MENQSFIAEFILLDFPQFHQQEHLLGMFLLASYLLTLAGNTMIIIVVIHDHHLHTPMYFFLWNLSCLEILITTSIVPKVLVSLLLGYKTISYPACISQCYFFFFLGSSDFALLAVMSYDRYMAICNPLRYAAVMTTQLCLWLVVGSCAAGFLATILPTILVSHLLFCHANSIDHFFCDSVALMKLACTDTSLVELVSFFSSTTTVLGSFIFTVMTYTFIVRTILKIPSASGRHKAFSTCSSHFIIVSLGYGSCIFMYVRPSGSNPSVNKMVSLINTVLTPLLSPFIFTLRNQQVKDALKAIFSRHAAYSKNNLKLGCG, from the coding sequence ATGGAGAACCAGTCTTTTATTGCAGAATTCATCCTGCTTGATTTTCCTCAGTTTCACCAGCAGGAGCACCTCTTGGGTATGTTCCTTCTTGCATCCTACCTGCTCACCTTAGCAGGGAACACCATGATTATCATTGTTGTCATTCATGACCATCACTTACACACTCCTATGTACTTCTTCTTATGGAACCTTTCTTGTTTAGAGATCCTCATTACAACTTCGATAGTGCCTAAGGTACTGGTGAGCCTTTTACTAGGCTACAAAACTATCTCCTACCCAGCTTGCATTTCCCAGtgctatttctttttcttcttgggAAGCAGTGACTTCGCCCTGTTGGCTGTCATGTCATATGACCGGTACATGGCCATTTGCAACCCACTGCGCTATGCAGCAGTTATGACTACTCAGCTTTGCCTGTGGCTAGTAGTGGGATCTTGTGCTGCTGGCTTTTTGGCTACAATCCTCCCCACCATCCTGGTTTCACACCTACTGTTCTGTCATGCCAACAGTATTGACCACTTTTTCTGTGACAGTGTGGCCTTGATGAAGCTAGCTTGCACTGACACCAGCTTGGTGGAGCTGGTGAGCTTCTTCTCCTCCACAACCACTGTTTTGGGATCTTTCATTTTCACTGTGATGACTTACACCTTCATAGTCAGAACCATTCTCAAGATTCCATCAGCCTCTGGGCGCCACAAGGCATTCTCCACCTGCTCCTCCCATTTCATTATTGTCAGTCTCGGATATGGCAGCTGCATTTTCATGTATGTAAGACCTTCAGGAAGCAACCCTTCAGTTAATAAGATGGTTTCTTTGATCAATACAGTGCTGACACCTTTGCTAAGCCCATTCATCTTCACTTTGAGGAACCAGCAGGTGAAAGATGCTCTGAAGGCAATTTTCAGCAGGCATGCAGCCTATTCAAAGAATAATCTAAAGCTGGGATGTGGATAG